A region of the Candidatus Deferrimicrobium sp. genome:
GCGCGCCGGCGAAGGGGAGATCGTCGCCCTGGGCTCCATTCCTCCATCACCCACGTCCGCACGCTCACCCTTCCGCGACCCTTCATCGCATCCAACGCATTGATGACGAGGTTGAGCAGCACCTGGCGGAACCGGTCCTCGAGGATCGCCGCCCGGGGCGTTTCACCGAGCTCCAACTGAACGTCCACGTCGCGGAACAGGTTCCTGTATGAGAGCATCTCGACCGTCTCGCGTATCACGGCGTTCACGTCCGTCGCCCCCTCCCTCCCGTCGCCGGGAGAGGCCACGGAGAGGAGCCCCCGGACGATGTTCTCGATCTTCTTCGTCTCCTCGACGACCTTATCAAGGCACTCCTCCGCAACCGTGGCGCCCGGGCGATGTTTCAACAGGTGCTCCGCGTACCCGCGGATCGCCATCAGCGGGTTCCCCACCTCGTGGGCGACTCCGGCCGCGAGCCGACCCACGGTCGCCAGCTTCTCTGACCGGAACGACTCCTTCTCGGAGCGGCGGAGGCGTTCCTGCGCCTCGAGGATCCCCTCGACCATCCGGTTGAAGGAGGCGGCGAGCTGCCCCACCTCGTTTCCTTCGACGCCTTCTACGCGCAGCGAGTAATCCCCGGCCGCGACCTTCTCGGCGGCGGACGCAAGCCTGCGAACGGGGGAGATCACGGTCCGGTCGAGAAAGATCCCCCCGAAGAGGACGAGGATAGCGATGTCGATCGCGGCCAGAAGCAGCGTGACGTTCACCAGGGTTCCAACCTCGGCGGCGATCCCGGGGGAATGGAAGCGGACCCGGATGCCGCGGGGGATGGACGCGGCGGCGGATGTCATTTGCGGAGAGAGCGGTCCGAACGGGAGGATCACGTCCACGGTGGGATACACCGGGAGGAAAGGGAAGGCCTTCTCACCCACCGGGACGACCCTTGGGCGGCCCTCCGGCGGCGGTTCCGGCAGCAGGTCGACCTCGTCGATGTAAGGGGAGAAGGACCATGGAAACATCCCGGCGGGGATGTTTGGAGACCCCGGGTTCGCCGCGATCTCCTTTTCCACCGCCCTTCGGACGACCCCGGCGACGGAGATGCCGGCCTCTACGTGGCGACGCTGCATGGTGACCTCGATCACTTTCAGCGCGAAGACGGCGAGGAGCGTAAGGGAAGCGGTGGCCACCAGCGCGAGCTGCAGCACGAGGCCGGCGCGGATCGAGAGCGGGCGCCTCAGCAGGCCCATGGGAAGTGGATCGGCGTTGGCTCTTCTCTCACGCGAATTAGAATAGCAAAAACGGATGGGGTAGGCGAATTCGGGAACCGTCGAGAATCGCCGCCGCACGCGGATCGTGGGCCGGCAATTCCATCAAACGTGGATTCACCCCCAGAATCCACCCCCGAGAAATCGCGCCCCGAGGGCGGCCGCGCACAGGTAGGGGCCGAACGGGATCGCCGTCTTCAGGCCCTCCCCGCCCTTTCGCATCGCCAGGATCCCCCCTGTCGCACCGAGGAGCGCACCGAAGAAGATCGAAGCCAGCGTTCCGCGCCATCCGAGAAACGCGCCGATCATCGCCAGCAGCTTGATATCCCCGCCTCCCATCCCCTCGGTCCCGCGGATCTTCTCGTACAGGAACGCGGTGGCATAGAGGATCCCGCCCCCCACCAGCGCACCCGTGATACTCCCCTTCCAATCGCCGCCGGGAAGAAAGGAGAGGAGGATTCCCGCGACAAGCCCGCCGAGGGAGAGTTCGTCGGGGATGATCCGGTGGTCGATGTCGATGAATGCGATCGGTATAAGGAGGCAGAAGAAGATCAGGTCGCGCAGCAGCGGGAACCCGGGGCCGTCCAGAAGAAAGATCACTCCGAACCCGGCCGCGGTGAGCAGTTCTACCGCCGGGTACCGCCAGGAGATCGCCACTCCACATCCGGCGCATTTCCCACCGAGGGTAATGAAGCTGACGATGGGGATATTCTCCAACACCCCGATCTGCCGGCCGCATCCGGGGCAGCGCGACCGGGGAGAGACGACCGACTCTCCTCGCGGCAGACGGAAAATGACCACGTTGAGGAAAGATCCGATGCACGCGCCGACAAGGAACGCCGCCGAAGCGGCGAGGATGACGATATCTGGTGGCCCCGCGGTCATTTGAAGTCTTTACGGGCGAAGAGGAGACAGGAAAGGCAGAGAACGCATGCGGCGTAGGCCACCAGGTACCCCGCCGCCCATCCGAGAATGGAAAACGATTTCAGACTCCCGTACGCCACCTCGTTCTTCCAGTTGAAGTTCTCAAGGTTCGGCAGGAGGTAGAACAGGAAGGCGCTCCCCCACCTCACCGCGGCAACCTTCGACTGCTCCCCCAGAACGTAAAGGTAATTCGTCAGATGACCGACGATGAAGAGGCAGAGCGTGAAGATGGCGCTCAACACCGGCGTGGTGAAGGTCGAGAAGAGGGAGGCCAGGCACGTGATCAGAACCAGCTCCATGTAGATCCCCGCGGAGGCGATGAAGATGCCAACCTCCGCCCTCCCGCCGTATCGATAGGAAAAATGAACGAGGAAGAGGACCGTCGCCATCGCGAGCGTCGTGAGCAGAAGGGTGACGCTTAAACCCAGCGTCTTCCCGAAGATGAACTCGAAGCGCCGCACCGGCTTGGAGAGGAGGATGTAGATCGTCTTCCGATCCACTTCGTTGCTGACGAGGGTGATCCCGAGGAAGACCGCCATGATGACGCCAAAAATGTGGATGCTGGCCAGCCCCACGTCGGCGATGATCCGGGCGAAGTCGCCCACCGACAGGTCGGCAAGGAAGAAGGTCATCCCGATGACGAAGAGGGCGAAGGCCAGGATCGCGTAGAGGATCTTGTTCCGGATCGTTTCCCGGAAGGTGTTGGCGGCGATGGAAAAAATTCTACGGAACATGTCAGGACGCCCCCCCCGTCGCACCGGTGTTCCCGACACGCTCCATGAAAATCTCCTCGAGGTCCTTCTTCACCGGGACGCAGGAGATGATCGTGCAACCTTCGCGCAGAAGACCCGCGATCCACCGGTTCGCCTGTTCGTTGTCCGGCGCCCGCAGCACGAGGAGAGCGCCCTGGGAGTATCCGGCTTCCGGAGGAACCCCCGCCGCCGCGAGCCGGTCCCTCCCGAGAACCGGAGAGACGACCAGCTCGATGTAGAGCGTCTCCGCGCCGACCAGCTCCTCGACCCGGCCTTCAGCTACCTTCCTTCCCTTGTGCAGCATGATGACCCGGTCGCAGAGAGCCTCCACGTCGGAGAGGATGTGGGAGCTGAAGAACACCGTCTTCCCCGCCGCCTTGAGATCGCGGATGATGCCGCGCACCTCCATCCGGCCCATCGGGTCCAGGCCCGACATCGGTTCGTCGAGGATCACCAGCTCCGGGTCGTGCAGCAGCGCTTGGGCCAGCCCGAGCCGCTGCATCATCCCTTTCGAATATTTCCGGATGGCGGTGCCCCGTGCCCCCGAAAGCCCGACCTTCGCGAGGAGCTCCGATGAGCGGGATTCGGTTTCGGAGGGAAACATCCCGCACAGCTGGCCGCAGAGGCGAAGAAACTCCCCGCCGGTCAAGTATTCGTAGAAGTACGGCTGCTCGGGCATGAAGCCGATGCGGCGGCGGACGTCGGCCCCGTCCCGGAGCTGCCCACCGAACAGGGTCACTTTCCCCGCATCCGGGAACGCGAGACGGTTCAGGATCTTTATCGTCGTGGTCTTCCCCG
Encoded here:
- a CDS encoding ABC transporter ATP-binding protein yields the protein MTNPGQILAIEGLSKSYPTGFWRKPVRVLSDLSCEVRENEIVGFLGPNGAGKTTTIKILNRLAFPDAGKVTLFGGQLRDGADVRRRIGFMPEQPYFYEYLTGGEFLRLCGQLCGMFPSETESRSSELLAKVGLSGARGTAIRKYSKGMMQRLGLAQALLHDPELVILDEPMSGLDPMGRMEVRGIIRDLKAAGKTVFFSSHILSDVEALCDRVIMLHKGRKVAEGRVEELVGAETLYIELVVSPVLGRDRLAAAGVPPEAGYSQGALLVLRAPDNEQANRWIAGLLREGCTIISCVPVKKDLEEIFMERVGNTGATGGAS
- a CDS encoding HAMP domain-containing sensor histidine kinase; translation: MGLLRRPLSIRAGLVLQLALVATASLTLLAVFALKVIEVTMQRRHVEAGISVAGVVRRAVEKEIAANPGSPNIPAGMFPWSFSPYIDEVDLLPEPPPEGRPRVVPVGEKAFPFLPVYPTVDVILPFGPLSPQMTSAAASIPRGIRVRFHSPGIAAEVGTLVNVTLLLAAIDIAILVLFGGIFLDRTVISPVRRLASAAEKVAAGDYSLRVEGVEGNEVGQLAASFNRMVEGILEAQERLRRSEKESFRSEKLATVGRLAAGVAHEVGNPLMAIRGYAEHLLKHRPGATVAEECLDKVVEETKKIENIVRGLLSVASPGDGREGATDVNAVIRETVEMLSYRNLFRDVDVQLELGETPRAAILEDRFRQVLLNLVINALDAMKGRGRVSVRTWVMEEWSPGRRSPLRRRATDPPEMDGTPLRVAGSGTGGGVALAVTDTGGGIPDGDLPLLFDPFFTTKEPGKGTGLGLSVSRTIVEGAGGEIRAESEKGKGATFLVVLPSARGSAQSGGEKRDHV
- a CDS encoding ABC transporter permease, with the protein product MFRRIFSIAANTFRETIRNKILYAILAFALFVIGMTFFLADLSVGDFARIIADVGLASIHIFGVIMAVFLGITLVSNEVDRKTIYILLSKPVRRFEFIFGKTLGLSVTLLLTTLAMATVLFLVHFSYRYGGRAEVGIFIASAGIYMELVLITCLASLFSTFTTPVLSAIFTLCLFIVGHLTNYLYVLGEQSKVAAVRWGSAFLFYLLPNLENFNWKNEVAYGSLKSFSILGWAAGYLVAYAACVLCLSCLLFARKDFK
- a CDS encoding prepilin peptidase codes for the protein MTAGPPDIVILAASAAFLVGACIGSFLNVVIFRLPRGESVVSPRSRCPGCGRQIGVLENIPIVSFITLGGKCAGCGVAISWRYPAVELLTAAGFGVIFLLDGPGFPLLRDLIFFCLLIPIAFIDIDHRIIPDELSLGGLVAGILLSFLPGGDWKGSITGALVGGGILYATAFLYEKIRGTEGMGGGDIKLLAMIGAFLGWRGTLASIFFGALLGATGGILAMRKGGEGLKTAIPFGPYLCAAALGARFLGGGFWG